From Lolium perenne isolate Kyuss_39 chromosome 5, Kyuss_2.0, whole genome shotgun sequence, a single genomic window includes:
- the LOC127303013 gene encoding uncharacterized protein — protein MEEYGMGAMGALVPMLEELLKEYNLRASVQKEIKCLMDELLVMRAGLAKVSNMPVDRSVRYWAYQLRQLSYDIYDRLDAFMVPIQAVEPTESNINHLLKKKITKLKCRHEIPNNIKDMLAKVMAMKDRYDRYRIQDIAVNLVATMVDPCEDIVANLATTMADPCFLAKHNKVLIPVGIEEAIDELTDRLFEGDNMSERKPKVLSIVGGGGLGKTTLAKAVYAKLNKKFDCGGFVRVGRSPDTKKVLRDILHELGKKRSMNVASSEMDVRELSDELKEFIADRRYLLVIDDLWYISTWVMIERALVGSHPGSRIIITTRRLGVGDVHRIKPLSFANSKQLFSTRTSNCKSASTDEVIHKFLKKCGGVPFAIITIASLLVGKRSEDWSKVYDAIDFGHDDDDIFENTRKILPFSYYDLPSCLKICLLYMNVFPRDYLVEKNSLIWRWVSEGFVPDRQGVRGSFELGEIYFNILVNRSMIQWIEPNHVNTLGGCHVDNMVMDFINVISREVNFVTIRDVEREWGRSCYRLALHKRSMKHNSSMKLHKRSMKHNSSMKVEHMRSFIAIMCHDSSKKPLILTSFKVLRVLVLEKCEFLEGCSLKHLGKLVQLRYLGLVDTNVIKLPREIGRDLKFLQTLDVRGSDIEELPVSAGELTNLMCLCASQSTRMIGGVGKLTSLEELRLHSVDKSPNFFTELGKLAKMRILDIHFNEIDEEAYMALVDSLCHLRRIQTLQITSEQDESLQDEGGWEKWAPPLQLHRLLLCGITLPRRPLWMDPVHVPHLTFLSFQVKVVEVRDLQILGRLSELVCLCIKIELKSYGLSAALSYTVGSGEFQKLASLKAIGISIICEEGALPMLCKLECCARVGMDIGLVPGKMPLLENVTYLLDCKGSSAEEVAGAEAALWHTAEMHPNNPTLKIIRYNYESSSSNDPPGDSTMQVPTRVSVALGIVGPSRTSDVSAYVDDVSIQGRCQVKETAGPMSALLGAMRPLLGKLDMMLLVPPQGCSKRVKDGMCHLKDDVEELSSYLDELSEVEDPPPIAKSWMNEARDLSYDMDDYIDSLYVSPAGPSLVTSDINTPRSHHKLASHVKTPKRLKWQQQIEATLSEFRVYVQEAIKRHEAYVLSDSNIKSTLRCRFVSVGPMLPTSYEETADIVINGRMNEFIYSLANDADQQLKVLCVLGSACLGKTTLARVLYNKFASQYDCRAFIRVANKPDMKRIFCGMLSQLQRRHPSHDCKEIDLIDGIRKCLQDKRYLIIIDDVWTASVWDIISHALPKGSHGSRIIITSQIEGVASTCCCYQSEHVFEMKPLDNEYSRKIFFKRLCGSESYCSQQFREVLNEIVELCGGLPLAIISIASLIASQPGIPTDLLTYIHHFLSSCFLSHSTSDITRQVLNLSFNNLPHYLKTCLMYLVMYSEGHTFCKDDMVKQWVAEGFIDTTEGQDVEKIAGGYLDQLIGRRFIQPICINYIDEVVSFAVHDAVHDLIAQKSSEENFIAAIDYSRKNVSLSYKVRRLSLLFGDARYAQTPTNIRKSQVRSLRFFGLFECMPCIADFKLLRVLNLQLCGHRGGDDDTVDLTGISELLRLRYLKIACDVSIELPDHGLQFLETLDIMDARLACVPWDIHLQRLLHLNLRVERNLLDISMKSLGKLNNLQYLHLTSSSSSYTPPSCEHPDRSIEALGSLLGGHGNLKTIVVSHGSSVKNIVVGGASKTTIHWDDMSLPPLLQRFELSPHSGIIFSRIPTWVGELGNLCILKIAVRVLQIYCVDILRGLPALTALSLNVETTPIDKIIFDRAGFSVLKYFKLRFMSGIASVEFKADAIPSLWKLKLVLNDIPQMDQSQHGTTFISIEHMPGLKEISAKIGGVVPNADAVSALRTVLSNHLNNPTINVQLVDSFCGDKSTEQKQQPDEILEEEIRDTS, from the exons ATGGAGGAGTACGGCATGGGGGCGATGGGTGCTCTCGTCCCCATGCTGGAAGAGCTGCTCAAGGAGTATAACCTGCGGGCAAGTGTGCAGAAGGAGatcaagtgcctcatggacgagCTCTTGGTCATGAGAGCTGGGCTTGCGAAGGTGTCTAACATGCCAGTGGACCGGTCTGTCAGGTATTGGGCTTACCAATTAAGGCAACTTTCCTATGACATCTATGACAGGCTCGACGCCTTCATGGTGCCCATCCAGGCTGTTGAACCAACCGAGAGTAACATCAATCACTTACTGAAGAAGAAGATCACCAAGTTGAAGTGCCGCCATGAGATACCCAACAACATCAAAGACATGCTGGCCAAAGTTATGGCGATGAAGGACCGTTATGATCGTTACAGGATACAAGATATCGCTGTTAATCTTGTCGCGACTATGGTTGACCCTTGTGAAGATATTGTTGCTAATCTTGCCACAACGATGGCCGACCCTTGTTTCCTTGCTAAGCACAACAAGGTGCTTATACCTGTTGGCATTGAGGAGGCAATTGACGAGCTGACTGATAGGTTGTTTGAGGGCGATAACATGTCCGAGAGAAAGCCAAAGGTTCTCTCCATTGTTGGAGGTGGAGGATTAGGAAAGACAACCCTTGCTAAAGCGGTGTATGCCAAGCTTAACAAGAAATTTGATTGTGGAGGTTTTGTTCGAGTGGGTAGGAGTCCAGACACGAAGAAAGTTCTCAGAGACATCCTCCATGAACTTGGCAAGAAAAGGTCTATGAACGTCGCCTCATCAGAAATGGATGTAAGGGAGCTCTCCGACGAGCTAAAAGAATTCATTGCAGACAGAAG GTACTTGCTTGTTATAGATGACTTGTGGTATATATCAACATGGGTAATGATTGAACGTGCGTTGGTGGGCAGTCACCCTGGAAGTAGAATAATCATAACTACTCGTCGGCTTGGTGTTGGTGATGTTCACCGCATAAAACCACTTTCCTTTGCTAACTCCAAACAACTGTTCAGTACAAGAACATCTAATTGTAAAAGTGCAAGTACAGATGAAGTGATCCATAAATTTTTGAAGAAATGTGGGGGTGTGCCATTTGCTATCATTACAATAGCTAGCTTGCTTGTTGGCAAACGAAGTGAGGATTGGTCTAAGGTGTATGATGCCATTGATTTTGGGCATGACGACGATGATATTTTTGAGAACACAAGAAAGATATTGCCTTTTAGTTATTATGATCTACCTTCTTGTCTAAAGATCTGTTTGTTGTACATGAACGTGTTTCCAAGAGATTACTTGGTTGAAAAAAATTCCTTGATCTGGAGGTGGGTTTCTGAAGGTTTTGTCCCTGATAGACAAGGAGTAAGAGGGTCGTTTGAACTAGGAGAGATCTATTTCAACATACTAGTGAACAGAAGCATGATCCAGTGGATAGAGCCCAATCATGTAAACACCCTAGGGGGTTGCCATGTTGACAATATGGTAATGGATTTCATCAATGTCATCTCAAGGGAAGTAAACTTTGTCACAATACGAGATGTGGAGCGGGAGTGGGGACGTTCATGTTATAGATTAGCACTCCACAAAAGAAGTATGAAGCACAACTCTAGCATGAAACTCCACAAAAGAAGTATGAAGCACAACTCTAGCATGAAAGTGGAACACATGAGGTCATTTATTGCTATCATGTGCCATGATAGTAGTAAGAAACCTCTAATTTTGACAAGCTTTAAAGTATTACGTGTGCTAGTACTAGAGAAATGTGAATTTTTGGAAGGTTGTAGCCTTAAGCATCTCGGAAAGCTGGTTCAGCTGAGGTACCTAGGACTGGTGGACACAAATGTTATTAAGCTCCCAAGAGAAATAGGACGTGATCTCAAATTCCTGCAGACATTGGACGTAAGGGGAAGTGATATAGAAGAATTACCAGTGTCCGCTGGTGAGCTAACCAACCTGATGTGCCTGTGTGCCAGCCAGAGTACAAGGATGATTGGCGGGGTAGGGAAGCTGACCTCTCTAGAAGAGCTGAGGCTACATTCAGTGGACAAGTCCCCAAACTTCTTCACGGAATTGGGGAAGCTGGCAAAGATGAGGATTCTCGACATCCATTTTAATGAAATAGACGAGGAAGCATACATGGCTCTGGTGGATTCTTTGTGCCACCTGCGTAGAATCCAAACTCTCCAGATCACGTCTGAACAGGATGAgtcacttcaagatgaaggaggATGGGAAAAGTGGGCTCCCCCTTTACAACTCCATAGGCTGTTGTTGTGTGGCATAACTTTACCCAGGCGTCCGTTGTGGATGGATCCCGTGCATGTTCCACACCTCACCTTCTTGTCTTTCCAAGTGAAGGTGGTAGAAGTGCGGGATCTACAAATCCTCGGAAGGCTATCAGAGCTTGTCTGTCTCTGCATAAAGATTGAGCTCAAATCATACGGACTGAGTGCAGCGTTGTCGTATACTGTTGGTAGCGGTGAGTTCCAGAAGTTGGCAAGTCTGAAGGCTATTggtatatctattatatgtgaagaGGGAGCGCTGCCCATGCTTTGTAAGTTGGAATGTTGTGCCAGAGTGGGAATGGACATTGGTTTGGTGCCGGGTAAGATGCCATTGCTCGAGAATGTCACATACTTGCTTGACTGCAAGGGTTCCAGTGCTGAAGAGGTGGCGGGAGCAGAAGCAGCGCTGTGGCATACGGCAGAAATGCACCCCAACAatcccacccttaaaataatcagaTACAACTATGAG TCATCCTCTTCAAATGACCCTCCTGGAGATTCCACCATGCAAGTTCCTACAAGAGTTTCAGTTGCATTGGGTATTGTTGGTCCTTCTCGAACATCTGATGTCAGTGCATATGTTGATG ATGTTTCGATCCAAGGCAGATGCCAAGTCAAGGAGACAGCAGGTCCGATGAGTGCTTTGTTGGGGGCCATGAGACCCCTTCTTGGGAAGCTGGACATGATGCTGCTGGTTCCTCCTCAAGGATGCTCCAAGAGGGTGAAGGATGGGATGTGCCACCTGAAAGATGATGTTGAAGAATTAAGCTCCTACCTTGATGAACTTTCAGAGGTGGAGGACCCACCCCCAATTGCCAAGTCCTGGATGAATGAGGCACGCGACCTGTCTTACGACATGGATGATTACATCGACAGCTTATATGTGTCGCCGGCAGGTCCCTCCCTTGTCACCAGCGACATCAATACCCCCAGATCCCACCACAAATTGGCCAGCCATGTCAAGACCCCCAAGAGGCTCAAGTGGCAGCAGCAGATTGAGGCAACGTTATCAGAATTCAGGGTTTATGTCCAGGAGGCTATTAAACGGCATGAGGCGTATGTTTTATCAGATTCCAACATCAAGAGCACCTTGAGGTGTAGATTTGTGTCTGTTGGCCCTATGCTTCCAACGTcgtatgaagaaactgctgacataGTAATCAATGGCAGGATGAATGAATTTATTTACTCACTGGCTAACGATGCAGACCAGCAGCTCAAGGTGCTATGTGTTCTTGGATCTGCTTGCCTTGGTAAAACTACACTTGCTCGAGTATTGTACAACAAATTTGCGAGCCAGTATGATTGTCGAGCTTTCATTCGGGTGGCCAACAAGCCTGACATGAAGAGAATTTTCTGTGGCATGCTCTCACAACTCCAGCGGCGGCATCCCTCACATGATTGTAAGGAGATTGACCTAATTGACGGTATCAGGAAATGTCTCCAAGACAAAAG GTATTTAATTATTATTGATGATGTATGGACTGCATCAGTATGGGATATTATTAGTCATGCTCTTCCAAAGGGTAGTCATGGTAGCAGAATAATAATAACCTCACAGATTGAAGGCGTTGCATCAACATGTTGCTGTTATCAGTCAGAGCATGTTTTCGAGATGAAACCCCTAGATAATGAGTACTCCAGAAAGATTTTCTTTAAAAGACTTTGTGGCTCTGAAAGTTATTGTTCTCAGCAGTTCAGAGAGGTTCTAAACGAAATTGTTGAATTATGTGGTGGTTTGCCACTAGCAATAATCAGCATAGCCAGCCTTATAGCAAGCCAGCCTGGCATACCAACTGATCTATTGACATACATACATCATTTTTTAAGCTCTTGTTTTTTGTCACATTCTACTTCAGACATAACGAGACAAGTACTGAATCTGAGTTTCAATAATCTTCCTCATTATTTGAAGACATGCTTGATGTATCTGGTTATGTATTCAGAGGGACACACATTCTGCAAGGATGATATGGTGAAGCAATGGGTAGCTGAAGGTTTTATCGACACAACAGAAGGACAAGACGTGGAGAAAATTGCAGGAGGCTATCTGGATCAACTTATTGGTAGAAGATTCATCCAGCCTATATGTATCAACTACATTGATGAGGTGGTTTCCTTTGCAGTTCACGATGCAGTACATGATCTTATTGCGCAAAAGTCTTCTGAAGAGAATTTCATTGCTGCAATAGACTATAGTCGGAAGAATGTGTCACTTTCTTACAAGGTTCGTCGACTATCTCTCCTCTTTGGCGATGCAAGATATGCCCAGACACCAACAAACATCAGAAAGTCACAAGTTCGGTCACTCAGATTTTTTGGATTGTTTGAGTGTATGCCTTGTATTGCAGACTTCAAGCTTCTTCGTGTTCTAAACTTACAGCTATGTGGTCATAGAGGTGGTGATGACGACACTGTAGACCTCACTGGGATTTCAGAACTGCTTCGACTGAGATATTTGAAGATTGCATGTGATGTCAGCATAGAACTGCCAGACCATGGGCTACAATTTTTGGAGACACTGGATATTATGGATGCACGACTCGCTTGTGTTCCATGGGATATCCATCTCCAACGCTTGTTGCACCTCAACCTTCGTGTTGAGAGAAACTTGCTAGACATCAGTATGAAGAGCCTTGGCAAGTTGAACAACCTGCAATATCTTCATCtcacctcctcctcttcatcttaTACACCACCTTCTTGCGAACATCCGGATAGAAGCATTGAAGCTTTGGGTTCTTTACTTGGAGGACATGGCAACCTAAAAACTATAGTAGTGTCTCATGGCTCCTCGGTTAAAAATATTGTGGTTGGTGGTGCTTCAAAAACAACCATCCACTGGGATGACATGTCACTTCCCCCCCTTCTCCAGAGATTTGAGTTGTCACCGCACAGTGGCATCATATTCTCACGAATTCCTACGTGGGTTGGGGAACTTGGCAACCTATGCATTTTGAAGATTGCAGTGAGGGTACTGCAGATATATTGTGTTGATATCCTAAGAGGATTGCCTGCCCTCACTGCTCTGTCGCTCAATGTGGAGACGACGCCCATTGACAAGATCATCTTTGACAGGGCTGGGTTCTCAGTTCTCAAATACTTCAAGTTGAGGTTCATGAGTGGTATTGCTTCGGTAGAATTCAAGGCGGATGCTATCCCGAGTCTCTGGAAGCTCAAACTTGTTTTAAATGACATCCCCCAAATGGACCAAAGTCAACATGGTACTACTTTTATTAGCATCGAGCATATGCCAGGCCTTAAAGAGATCTCTGCAAAAATTGGGGGTGTAGTTCCTAATGCTGATGCAGTCTCTGCGTTGAGGACCGTTCTGAGCAATCATCTGAACAATCCTACAATAAACGTGCAGTTGGTGGATAGTTTCTGTGGTGACAAAAGCACAGAGCAGAAACAACAACCAGATGAGATTCTGGAGGAAGAGATTAGAGACACCAGCTGA